A genomic region of Capnocytophaga canimorsus contains the following coding sequences:
- the gloA2 gene encoding SMU1112c/YaeR family gloxylase I-like metalloprotein, translated as MNIKVLHHIAIICSDYEKSKRFYTEVLGFEIVREVYREKRQSYKLDLSLKGKYLIELFSFPNPPKRMTTPEASGLRHIAFGVENILQEVAFLNSKNISTEPIRTDEFTHKRYTFFKDPDDLPIEIYEL; from the coding sequence TTGAATATAAAAGTTTTACACCATATTGCCATTATATGCTCCGATTATGAAAAATCCAAAAGATTTTACACGGAGGTATTGGGCTTTGAAATTGTACGCGAAGTCTATCGAGAAAAACGACAATCTTATAAGTTAGACCTTTCTCTAAAAGGAAAGTATCTTATTGAACTGTTTTCTTTCCCTAATCCGCCAAAAAGGATGACCACTCCAGAGGCTAGTGGGCTTAGGCACATCGCCTTTGGGGTTGAAAATATTTTGCAAGAAGTAGCCTTCTTAAACTCAAAAAACATCTCCACCGAACCCATTCGTACAGATGAATTTACACATAAACGATATACTTTTTTCAAAGATCCCGATGATTTACCTATCGAAATTTATGAACTATAA
- a CDS encoding DUF3078 domain-containing protein has protein sequence MKKMIFSMALLASFGAFAQQNDEPTTEGTWTRGGNVSLVFNQAAFNNDWTGGGTNNVALNLAVSYAFNYKKNDWTWDNNLYLDYGLTKLKGDEYTRKTTDRLEYNSLLGKQASNNWYYSAFLNFKTQFTDGYKYEKTGRTLINQFFSPAYLQFGPGMLWKKNDNLKVNLAPATSKLVMVNKDFTKAGDYYGVKKGESLRYELGFAANGYAKFNLMENVSMENILNVYSNYLDKPQNLDIDYTANVVMGINKYLSANFTFQAIYDDNAVGAFQIRELFGAGLNYKF, from the coding sequence CAAAATGATGAACCCACAACTGAAGGAACCTGGACACGCGGTGGGAATGTTTCTCTTGTTTTCAATCAGGCTGCTTTTAACAACGATTGGACAGGAGGAGGAACTAACAATGTAGCCCTGAATTTGGCAGTAAGTTATGCCTTTAACTACAAGAAAAACGATTGGACTTGGGACAATAACCTTTATTTAGATTACGGACTTACTAAACTTAAAGGCGATGAGTACACCCGAAAAACCACCGACCGTTTGGAGTACAACTCTCTTTTAGGTAAACAAGCTTCTAACAATTGGTATTATTCCGCATTTTTAAATTTTAAAACTCAGTTTACAGACGGTTACAAGTACGAAAAAACAGGAAGAACACTAATCAACCAATTTTTCTCGCCTGCTTATCTGCAATTTGGTCCTGGTATGTTGTGGAAGAAAAACGATAACTTAAAAGTAAACTTGGCACCAGCCACTTCTAAATTAGTTATGGTAAATAAAGATTTCACAAAAGCTGGTGATTACTACGGAGTTAAAAAAGGAGAGTCTTTACGTTACGAGCTGGGTTTTGCAGCCAATGGATATGCTAAATTCAATTTGATGGAGAACGTTTCTATGGAGAACATCTTGAATGTATATAGCAACTATTTGGATAAGCCACAAAATTTAGATATTGATTACACAGCTAATGTTGTGATGGGAATCAACAAATATTTGTCTGCTAACTTTACTTTCCAAGCCATTTACGATGACAATGCCGTAGGAGCTTTCCAAATCCGTGAATTGTTTGGTGCTGGATTAAACTACAAATTCTAA